The genomic DNA CGACAGGGCGACGAACGCCGAGGTCAGGAACAGGTAGGACCCGAGGCCGACGGCGAGGGGGAAGATGAACTGCATCGCCGTGGCCCCGGGCAGGACCGCCCCGGAGGGGGTGACGTGCACGCGCACCGCCAACATGCCGGTGTAGTGCATGCTGCTGACGGCCGCTCCCATGACGAGGGAGGCGGCGGTGACCGCGACGGGCGACTTGATGTTGAGGGCCGCCCACAGGGCCGCTGTCGCCGCGACGACGGCGATCAGGACGGAGAGTCCGACGAGCATCGGGTCGTAGCTCACGTCACCGTGCAACCGCATCGCCGCCATGCCCAGGTAGTGCATGCTCGCGACACCCAGTCCTGTGGTGAGGCCGCCGAGGAAGAGCGCACGGCTCCGGTCGCGGCCGTAGCCGACCGCGAAGACGCCCGCGCAGACGACGACCATGGCGACCAGGAGGCTGAGGATGGTCAGTGGCACGTCGTAGCGGATGTCGGTGCCGCTGACGCCGAAGCCGAGCATGGCCACGAAGTGCATGGTCCAGATGCCGGTGCCGAGCGCGGAGGCCGCGGTGATGAGCCAGTTGCGGCGCGACCGGCCGGTGGCACCGAGGGCGCGGACGGTGCAGCGCAGCCCTAGTGCGGCGCCCATGCAGGCCATCACGTATGACAGCACGGGGGTCAGCCAGCCGAAGGTGGCGTGGTCCAGGTGTCCCATGACCAGGGGACGCTAGTAGGGGCACGGGTGCACAAAGGGGGCGCATTTCGAAAGGTGTCGCAATATGGCGCAGAGAGGTACGTGAGCGACCGCGGCACGCTCGAACGTGTGCGCCGAAGCGTCATCCGTGTCGGTGCGGGATCATGCGGAACATGAGCGACGACCACACACACGTCCAGGAGTTCTTCGGCGCGCGCGCCGCCGACTGGGACAGCCGCTTCCCCGACGACGGGCCCGCCTACGCCGCCGCGGTCGCCGAACTCGGGCTGCGGGTGGGAGCCCGGGTGCTCGACGCGGGCTGCGGGACGGGACGCGCCTTGCCGCCGCTCCGTGCGGCCGTGGGGCGGTCCGGAGTGGTGGTCGGGGCCGATCTGACCCCGGCCATGCTGGAGGCCGCCGTACGGGCCGGACGCGGCCGTGACGGGCGCCTGCTGATCGCCGACGTCGCCGCGCTGCCGCTGCGGTCGGACTCGCTCGACGCCGTGTTCGCCGCGGGGTTGATCGCGCACCTGCCCCAACCGGAGGAGAATCTGCGGGAGTTGGCACGGGTGGTGCGCCCGGGCGGCACGCTGGCCCTGTTCCACCCGATCGGCCGGGCCGCGCTCGCGGCGCGTCAGGGGCGGCAGATCACGCCGGACGACCTGCGCGCGGAGCCCAATCTCCGTCCACTGCTGGCCGGTTCGGGGTGGAACATGACCTCGTACGCCGACGAGGACGCCCGCTTCCTGGCGCTGGCCGTGCGCGAGGGCTGAGCCCGCGTACGTAGTCACCGTCGACGAACAGGCCGCACCGGCCCGCGAGTTCGCTCCGGGCCACGGTGGGCTCATCCGACGACCGGCCCGTTTCGATGCGGGCGCTCCACGCCCTTCACCGCGCGGTCCCCTTTTTCTGCCGCCGTGACTCCAACTCCAGTTTGGGTAGCAGTAGATGAACGGTCGGCGACCACAAACCACGCAGGGAGAAGGTGGTCAGCATGTTCGGCAGGCCCCGCAAGACCTTCGCCAGATTTCTCACCTCCACGCGCGCGGAGGCGCGCGAAGGCCCGCAACAGCGCGGGCACAATCTGTTCGAGGCCGCGGCCGTCTATGTCTCGGCCCGCGCGGAGGACGACCAGGACCGGGTCTACGAAGCCGCGGGCTGGGTGTCGCCGGAGGCGCTGTCCTTCGGGGTGAGCGAGCTGGCGTGCCGGGCCGTCGTCGCGCTCGCCAGGGAGCGTGACGAGTCGCCGCGGACGGTGGCTCGGGCGCTTCTTGGGCTGCCCGCGGCCTGACAGTTCGGGTTACCGGTGGTCATTTCGCCCTGTCCAGGCGGAAAACTGCAGCTCCGGGTGTACTTGGGAGTCGTGACAAGGGGCTTCCGCGCACACTAGGGTGCGCGCGATTGGACGAATGATGGGGAGGCTGGGATGGCCGACACGGATGAAGAGGCCGTCGCCGCCGAGGACGATGCGCTCTATGTGCTCACGGCGATACTGCTGACGCCGGCGAAGTTCCCGAGTGTGCTGGGCGACGACTACCCGGAGGCCTGTGCCGCGCTCGGTATGGCGCCGCTCGCCGACGGGTACGGCCTGGTGCTCGGCCAGGACAGCGACGGGGCGCGGTGGACGGTCGTCGTCGACGACGTGTCACTGGTCGCGGTCGCCATCGCGTCCTGGGACTGCGGCATGGAGTACGACCTGTCGCCGAGCGAGCGCACGGTGGTCGCCGCCCTGCCGGGCTGGCCGCTCGCGGTCGCCGTCGCGGCACCCAATGTGCCCGCACCGCACGATCCGGACCCCGACCTCGTGGACCGTCCGCCGCTGACTCCACCGGACACCACCACGTGGGGTCCGGCACAACGACGGCTGGGTGCCGACGAGATCGCGCTGCAATGGGCCCTGTGGCGGGAGCAGATCGTCGACGGGACCTTCTCGGCTCAGGAGGCGCAGGAGGTTCAGGACGAGGCGGATGACGCGCCGAAGGCGGACAAGGCCACCTCGGACGCCACCCCCGAGAATGCCGACTCCGACACCGCACCCGAAGCGGACGGGACGCGGCCGGACGGCACCGCATCGAACACGACCCCGGCGGACGGCACCGGAGAAGGCGCTCAGGCGGGCCACAGCGGCGTCCGCCGGGTGCTGACGGAGGTCCGCGCCTACGTCGACACCCCGCCGCCCCTCGGCCGCGTCAGATCGTCCTTCGCACCGGGCGACGCACGCACGCTGCGCGCCGACGGCCCCGGCTGGTCGTTGGTGGCCCGGACCGACGACATAGCGTTCGTCCTGCTCGACGACGAACCCGGCGAGGTCCTGCCGGTGGGCCGCGGTCCCGAACTCCCCGGCCTCCTGGAAGCACTCGACAAGCTGGCCGTACGGCCGAGTTGAGCCTTTGGGTGCGGATCCGGGCGTCCGGACGACTGGATCCGGGCCGGCCACGAGCAGGGCCCCACACACGCGTGGCCGCACGCTGCCCTCGGGCCGTATGCCTCCGCCGGTAACCGTCCACCGGTCGTACGGTCAAAGCCGATGAAGCGCTCGAATTGGGCCGGGAGCACGCGGAACTTCGCCCTCCTCGGTCCGTGGACGGTGCTCGGCCGAGCACCGTCCACGGGGCTGCTGTCTGCGGTCCCGCGGACGGTGCCGTGCCGTGATCTGCCCCTGCGCGCCGGGCTGGAACGCAGTCGGCAGCCGTGCGTCAGCGACCGATCTCCTTGCTTGCCACGCGGCGCAGTCGACGCCGCTGCGAGGGGTCCAGCGTCAGATATGCGGCCGTCGGCACTCCCACGACGATCAGGAATACGGCCCACCAGGGCAGCCAGAGCCACAGGAACAGGCCGACCGCCACACCTCCTACGGCGATCTTCGCGCTCTTCGACATATGTCGCCTCCTCCGCGGCCGCAGCCGCTCTCTGATCTGAAAACGGGTCCGCGCTCCCCACGGTTCCGGATCGCGACCCTGAGACATCCCTGAGGCGCTTCCCCTACTGGTACCCGGGCCTTCGGCTGCTCCGTCACTCCGTCCACTCCATGCGCAGCGGCTCCCCCACCTCGTGGAGGTGGCGCAGGGCCTGTCGGTAGGAGTCGACGAGCCCGGTCTCCACATACGGGATACCCACATCCTGACAGTGGGCGCGCACCAGAGGCTGTGCGAGCCGCAGATTGGGCCGCGGCATGCTCGGGAAGAGGTGGTGTTCGATCTGGTAGTTGAGGCCGCCGAGGAACCAGTCGGTCAGGACACCGTGACGGACGTTCCGCGAGGTGAGTACCTGGCGGCGGAGATGACCCCACCGTTCGCCGTTCGGGTCCGGCATCCCCATGCCCTTGTGGTTGGGCGCGAAGGCCAGGCCGAGGTGCAGGCCGAACAGGGCCTGGTGCAGCGCGGCGAACGCGAGTGCCTTCCCCGGGGACATCGAGATGAGCAGCAGCGTCGCGTAGGCCACGGCATGGCTCACCAGGAGAGCGCCCTCGACCGTCCGCTCACGACGGGGCTGGCGCCGCAGGTCCTGGAAACCGTGGACCTTGAGGGCGACGCCTTCGAGCAGGGTGAGCGGGAAGAACAGCCACGCCTGGTTGCGGGTGAGCCGGCGCCGGAAACCTGAGCGGTCCCTGGCCTGCTCGCCGGTGAAGACGAGGATGTCGGCGACGACGTCCGGGTCCTTGTCGATGTGGTTGGGGTTCGCGTGGTGGCGGTTGTGCTTGTCGTTCCACCAGGAGTAGCTCATCCCCAGCAGCAGGTTGCCGTGGATCAGGCCGACGAGGCGGTTGACGGTCTTGTCGCCGGCGATCTGGGAGTGGCCCGCGTCATGGCCTATGAAGGCCGTGCGGGCACCGAACACGGCCAGCAGCGGCGCCAGGAGCAGGGTCAGCCAGGAGTCGCCGATCAGAACGATGCCCGTGACGATGCCGCTCAACGCGAGGGCGTTGGCGGCGATGCAGCGCGCGTACCAGGTGTGCCGCCGCTCCAGTAGGCCTCGGTTCTTGACCCTGCGCAGAAGGGGCGCGAACTCGCTTCCTGGAGGTGCCTCGACGGCATCCCCAGGATCAGGTGCGCCGACGACTGCGGTGGTCTGGGACATGTCCGGTCTCCGGCTCTCTCAGGCAACGGGCTGACCTGAGCAAACGTACGAATCGGTGACCTGTCGCGACCATGACGGCACCCCCCGTGTCCGTACGGGGGTAAACCGGGTCCCTTCAGGGGGGTTGACGACACCCTCGCCGCCCCGAGCGCACAGGAGTCGAGCCTGCGGAGGCGTACCCGGAAAAAAGGCAATGGCAAGGAGTCGTCCACTCCTTGCCACACCCAAGGTATAGCGCGACGGGGGGCTTGCGGCAAGGCCCGGTGCGTCCCGCAAAATGGCCGACCGAGGCCGGGACCTGCGGAAACAAAGGATTCACGAAGCATGGGTCCACGGATCGGCGGGCCGGAAACCAATCTCGTTGGATGGGCGTTGTGATGATTGACGTGATCGTGGTCGGCGGCGGACCGACCGGCTTGATGCTGGCCTGCGAGTTGCGACTGCACGGCGTGCACGTGGTCGTGCTGGAGAAGTTGACCGGGCCGACCGGGGAGTCCCGCGGGCAGGGTCTGCACGCGCGCAGTGTCGAGATCATGGACCAGCGCGGCCTGCTCGACCGGTTCCTCGATGTCAGCCAGAAGTTCCAGGTGGGCGGTCTCTTCGGGGGCATCGTCAAACCGTGGCCGGACCGGTCGGACACGGCCCACCCGTACGGCGTCGCCACCGCGCAGCCGGTCACCGAGCGGTTGCTCGAGGAGCGTGCCGTCGAACTCGGCACGGAGATCCGGCGCGGCTGCGAGGTGGCCGGGTTGAGTCAGGCCGAGGACGAGGTGACCGTCGAACTGGCGGACGGATCGGAGCTGCGTTCGCGCTACGTCGTCGGATGCGACGGCGGTCGCAGCACGGTACGCAAGGTCCTCGGCGTCGGTTTCCCCGGCGAGCCCGCGACCGTCGAGACGCTGCTGGGCGAAATGGAGGCGACCGAGGATCCGGCCACGATCGCCGGCGTCGTCGAGGAAGTCCGCAGGACCCAGCTACGGTTCGGCGTCAGCCCCGGTGAGAACGGCGTGTACCGCGTCGTCGTGCCCGCCGACGGCGTTGCCGAGGACCGTGCGACCGCGCCGACCCTCGACGACTTCAAGCAGCGGCTACGGGCCGTCGCGGGCACCGACTTCGGTGTGCACTCGCCGCGCTGGCTGTCCCGCTTCGGCGACGCCACCCGGCAGGCCGAGCGCTACCGCGTCGACCGGGTCCTGCTGGCCGGCGACGCGGCGCACGTCCATCCGCCGACCGGCGGACAGGGGCTCAACCTCGGTGTACAGGACGCGTTCAACCTCGGCTGGAAGCTGGCGGCCGCGGTCAACGGCTGGGCTCCGGAAGGGTTGTTGGACAGTTATCACGCCGAACGACACCCGGTGGGCGCCCGCGTGATCGCCAACACGCGCGCGCAGATCACGCTTCTGGGGACCGATCCGGGGGCGACCGCACTACGGGAACTGTTCTCGACGCTCATGGACTTCGAGGAGGTGAACCGGTACGTGACCGAGATGATCACCGCGGTCGGGATCCGCTACGACTTCGGCGAGGGCCATGAACTGCTCGGTCGGCGACTGCGGGACGTGAAGCTGAAACAGGGGCGCCTCTACGAGTTGACGCACGGCGGCCGAGGCCTGCTGCTCGACCAGACCGGTCGGCTCTCGGTCGCGGGCTGGGCGGATCGCGTCGACCACGTAGTCGACGTCAGCGAGGAACTGGACGTACCTGCGGTGCTTCTCCGGCCGGACGGCCACGTGGCGTGGGTGGGGGACGACCAGGAGGATCTGCTCGGTCGGTTGCCCAGGTGGTTCGGCGCGGCCCACCAGGTGCCCTCCACCGGTCAGTACGCCGGGAACGCCCAGCCTCCCGGGTAGAACGGCTCCCGGTCGGCGCGGAACGCCGCCGTCGCGCGGGACAGGGCTCCGGCTCGCAGTTCCTGGACGAGACCGGCGGCGGCGAGGGACGCGAGCGTGGTGCCGCCGAGGAGGGCCGCTCCGAGTTCGGCCGCGGTCAACCGCAGGTCGGCCGGTGCGCGGGTCCGTGCGCAGGAAGCCGTGTCGTGGTCGGCCGTCAACCGGTAACGGCCCGTGTTCCAGGGGCAGAAGGCGTCCTCGACCTCCAGGACGAGGTCCAGGGCGCCCGCGTAACGCCGAGCCGCCAGCGCCCGGTCGACGTCGACCAGCCGTACCCAGAGGCGATCGACCGGCGCCGGGCGCACGGCGCGCGGATCGGTCAGCAGGTACGGCAACGGCTCGTCCACCGCTCCCTCGTACTCGATCCAGGAGACGAGGTCGATGCCGGCGAGGAAGCGCCACAGGGCCGCGTACGCCTGCCGGGAGACGGTGGCCAGCTCGACGACCCGCAGCGCGTTCCCGTCGCCGCCTGACGCGTCCTGCTTGATCCGGTAGAGGGCGTATCCCGTCGTCCGGCCGTCCGCTTCATGGTGCAGTGCGCATCGCAGCGCGCTCGCGCCTCCGCGCTCCTCCGGTCGGTCGGTCAAGCGGCCGTCCCAGGAGGTGACGTTGCGGCCGGGCCAACCGACCGTGTCGATCCGGACGCGGTCGTAGAGCTTCTCGATCTGCGGGCGGGCCTGATCGCGTCCCAGGAGGCGGATGGTTCCGTCACCGAAGTCGGTTCCGGGGCGGAAGCGCAGGGCGCGCTTGTCGCAGCGGAGGCGGGCTCCTTGGGTGGCCGGCCCGTAGCCGTAGCGGCCGTAGATGGCGGCTTCGGAGGGGCGCAGTACCGCGATCGGCTCGGCGCCGGACGTGTGCAGGTCGGTGAGCTGTCTGCGCATCATCGACGTGAGGATGCCGCGTCGGCGGTGGGTCGGGGTGACACCGACCCAGGTGACCCCGGCGACCGGGAGCAGCGCGCCCGGAACGGTCAGTACGCGCGCGTGTGCCGCGGTTCCGCCGACCGGTGCGGGGCCGTCGAACGCGGCGATGGTGCGGGGCAGTTCGGTCGCGGCTCGCCCGTGGGCCAGTTGCTCGTCGGACAGATCACTTCCGTAGGTGTCGCCGACCATGCGGGCCCAGGTCTCGAACTCGTCCTCGGTGACCGGGCGGAGGGGGTAGGGATCATCCACCGGTCCTGTGTAGCCGAAGGCATCACGGGACGCGATCGAATTGCGGCCGGCCCGTCGCCGGTGCCGAGCCCGCCCGACGAGCGGCGGACACCCCTGATTCACCTCACCGTCGAGCATCGTTCCTCTGGAGCGCCAACTGTGGCCGCTGTCAGCGAACTTGCCCTCAGGAGGCCCGATGTCCCCGCACGACCTCGTCCGGCGCCGTGTCCGTCATTCCGTCGCGGTGGGTGTTCCGTTCGCCGTCGTGGTCGCCCTCATGGCGGCGGGTACGGCCGTCGGAGCGCCCGCGAAGGCCGAGGCCGCCCATGTCACGCGTATGGCGACGCTGGGCGACATCCCGCTCGGCGCGTTCAGCAACGCGCTGCTGGCCGGGTCGGTGGACAACGACCGGGGAGTGGACCTCGGCGGTATCGGCAGCGACATCTACCCGGCCGGCCGCAAGGGCGAGTACTGGACGATCACCGACCGCGGGCCCAACGGCCAGATCAAGGTGAGCGGGACGAAGCGCCGTACGTTCCCGGTGCCCGGTTTCGACCCGGCGATCGTGAAGATCCGTGTCTCCGGAGACAGCGTGAAGGCCCTGGAGGCCCTCCCGATCGCCACGTCGTCCGGGAAGGCCGTCACCGGGCTGTCGAACCAGCAGGGGCGCGACGAGGCGCCGTACTCCTACGACGCACAGACGCCGTTGTCGTACAACCCGAACGGGCTGGACACAGAGGGCATCGTGCGGGCCGGGGACGGGTCCTTCTGGCTCGTCGACGAGTACGGGCCCTCCCTGGTGCATGTCTCCGCGCGCGGGAAGGTGCTCACGCGGTACGTGCCCAAGGGGCTGCATCTGACCGGTGCCGACTACCCGGTGGTGGAGGCGCTGCCGGCCGTCCTGCTGCGCCGGAAGATCAACCGCGGCTTCGAGGGGCTCGCCCAACTGCCCGGCGGTGACCTGGTGATGGCCCTGCAGAGCCCGCTGTCGCTGCCGGACGGGGACGCCGGGGACGCGTCCCTGAACACCCGTCTGCTGCGCTTCTCGCCGAAGAAGAAGGCGGTCACGGCGGAGTACGCGTACCGCTTCGACCCGGTGAACGTGGTCGACCCCAGCGAGGACGACACGTCCGAACTCAAGATCTCCTCGGTGGTCGCCGTGGGCGACGACCGCCTCCTGGTCGAGGAGCGCACCGACAAGGCGGCCCGGCTCCAACTCGTCAAGCTGGAGCGCAAGTCGAACATCCTCGGCGGTCGCTACGACGACGACACGACGTCCCCGTCGCTGGAGCAGCTCGACGACCCGGCGGCCGCAGGTGTCCCGGTGCTGGCCAAGAAGCTGGTCGTCGACCTGGGGACAGTCTCCGGGGTGCCCCAGAAGATCGAGGGCATCGCGCGCGTGGATCACGACACGCTCGCCCTGATCAATGACAACGACTTCGGGATGACGGACGGCGCGGGCGCGTTCGACGCCCAGGGGCGGCTGGTCGACAGCGGTATCGAGACCACCGTGGTGTACGTGAGGCTGCCGCACGGCATCTGATCCTCCGTCAACTCCCGTAGCGGCTAGCCGAACAGAGACGGGAGCAGCGACTCGATGTCGCTGGGAACCTCGCCCGGCAGTTCCGAGGGGAGGTTCGACGGAAGCGCGGTCGGGAGCTTGGTCGGCAGGCCGGTGGGGAGTTTCGTGGGAAGGATGAGAGAAGGGCTCCCGCTCGAACTGCTCTCGTCGGGCGCCTTCTTGTCCGGTGAGTCATGTCCCCCGGAGGCCATCAACACGACGGCGACGACGGCCCCGGCGAGCACGAGCACGGAGAGCAGAATGAACAGCGGTCGGGGGCGCCTGCGGGGAGGCGGTCCGTAGTCCCCTCCCGATCCGTAGTCCCCGTAGTCCCCTCCCGATCCGTGGCCGAAGTCTCCGGGAGGCGGTCCGAAGCCGCCTCCCTGAGGCGGAGTGGCGCCCGGTGGTCCGGGCGGCTGAGGCGGTACGGGCGGCATGGCCATACCGTCAAGGGTCGCCGCGCAGTGGTCATGACGCGACCCCCGCGCGGTGGTTGATACGGGCTCATGCCGTGGATCGCATGATTCCGGAGCATTCCGCGCGGGGGTCGGTCACAAAGGGAGACTCACGAAAACCGGCGGGTTCGTGAGTGACGCACGCGTGCGTGCCGTCAGCCGCGTGCTCCCAGGAGGTGGTCCATGGCGAGCTGGTCGAGCTGCTCGAAGGCCATCCCGCGCTTGGCGGCCGCCTCGATGTCGAAGTCCTCGAACGCCGAGCGGTCCGCGAGCAGCGACTTGAGGCCGTCCGCCGCGGTCTGCTGCGCCAGTTCGTCCAGGCGCGAGGCGCGCAGCGCCTCCTGGACCACCGGGTCGGCGCGGAACGCGGCCGAACGCTCCTTGAGGATCAGGTAGTTGCGCATGCAGCCGGCCGCCGACGCCCACACGCCGTCGAGGTCCTCGGTGCGCGGCGGCTTGAAGTCGAAGTGCTTCGGGCCGGCGTAACCGGCGCTCTCCAGGAGGTCGACCAGCCAGAAGGCGGCACGCAGGTCGCCGTTGCCGAAGCGCAGGTCCTGGTCGTACTTGATGCCGGACTGGCCGTTGAGGTCGATGTGGAAGAGCTTGCCCGCCCACAGGGCCTGGGCGATGCCGTGCGGGAAGTTGAGCCCGGCCATCTGCTCGTGGCCGACCTCGGGGTTGACGCCGTAGAGCTCCGGGCGCTCCAGGCGCTCGATGAACGCCAGGGCGTGGCCGACGGTGGGGAGCAGGATGTCGCCGCGGGGCTCGTTCGGCTTGGGCTCGATCGCGAACTTGATGCTGTAGCCCTGGTCGGTGACGTACTCGCCGAGGAGGTCGAACGCCTCCTTCATGCGGTCGAGAGCGACCCGTACGTCCTTGGCGGCGCCGGACTCGGCGCCCTCGCGGCCGCCCCAGGCGACGTAGGTCTCGGCGCCCAGCTCGACCGCCAGGTCGATGTTGCGGATCGTCTTGCGCAGGGCGTAGCGGCGCACGTCGCGGTCGTTGGCGGTGAACGCGCCGTCCTTGAAGACCGGGTGCGTGAAGAGGTTGGTGGTCGCCATCGGCACCTTCATGCCGGTCGCGTCGAGGGCCTCGCGGAAGCGCTTGATGTGCGCCTCGCGCTCGGTGTCCGAGGACCCGAAGGGGATCAGGTCGTCGTCGTGGAAGGTCACACCGTGGGCGCCGAGCTCGGACAGGCGCTGCACCGTCTCGACCGGGTCGAGGGCACGGCGGGTGGCGTCGCCGAACGGGTCCCTTCCCTGCCAGCCGACGGTCCACAGGCCGAAGGTGAACCTGTCCTCGGGGGTGGGCTGGTAGTTCATGACGCGGCTCCTTGTTGCTTCGCTCCGACTATTTCGTC from Streptomyces sp. NBC_01478 includes the following:
- a CDS encoding MHYT domain-containing protein, with protein sequence MGHLDHATFGWLTPVLSYVMACMGAALGLRCTVRALGATGRSRRNWLITAASALGTGIWTMHFVAMLGFGVSGTDIRYDVPLTILSLLVAMVVVCAGVFAVGYGRDRSRALFLGGLTTGLGVASMHYLGMAAMRLHGDVSYDPMLVGLSVLIAVVAATAALWAALNIKSPVAVTAASLVMGAAVSSMHYTGMLAVRVHVTPSGAVLPGATAMQFIFPLAVGLGSYLFLTSAFVALSPTTGEREATASAQRPVESVAR
- a CDS encoding class I SAM-dependent methyltransferase; the encoded protein is MSDDHTHVQEFFGARAADWDSRFPDDGPAYAAAVAELGLRVGARVLDAGCGTGRALPPLRAAVGRSGVVVGADLTPAMLEAAVRAGRGRDGRLLIADVAALPLRSDSLDAVFAAGLIAHLPQPEENLRELARVVRPGGTLALFHPIGRAALAARQGRQITPDDLRAEPNLRPLLAGSGWNMTSYADEDARFLALAVREG
- a CDS encoding fatty acid desaturase family protein → MSQTTAVVGAPDPGDAVEAPPGSEFAPLLRRVKNRGLLERRHTWYARCIAANALALSGIVTGIVLIGDSWLTLLLAPLLAVFGARTAFIGHDAGHSQIAGDKTVNRLVGLIHGNLLLGMSYSWWNDKHNRHHANPNHIDKDPDVVADILVFTGEQARDRSGFRRRLTRNQAWLFFPLTLLEGVALKVHGFQDLRRQPRRERTVEGALLVSHAVAYATLLLISMSPGKALAFAALHQALFGLHLGLAFAPNHKGMGMPDPNGERWGHLRRQVLTSRNVRHGVLTDWFLGGLNYQIEHHLFPSMPRPNLRLAQPLVRAHCQDVGIPYVETGLVDSYRQALRHLHEVGEPLRMEWTE
- the rox gene encoding rifampin monooxygenase, which gives rise to MIDVIVVGGGPTGLMLACELRLHGVHVVVLEKLTGPTGESRGQGLHARSVEIMDQRGLLDRFLDVSQKFQVGGLFGGIVKPWPDRSDTAHPYGVATAQPVTERLLEERAVELGTEIRRGCEVAGLSQAEDEVTVELADGSELRSRYVVGCDGGRSTVRKVLGVGFPGEPATVETLLGEMEATEDPATIAGVVEEVRRTQLRFGVSPGENGVYRVVVPADGVAEDRATAPTLDDFKQRLRAVAGTDFGVHSPRWLSRFGDATRQAERYRVDRVLLAGDAAHVHPPTGGQGLNLGVQDAFNLGWKLAAAVNGWAPEGLLDSYHAERHPVGARVIANTRAQITLLGTDPGATALRELFSTLMDFEEVNRYVTEMITAVGIRYDFGEGHELLGRRLRDVKLKQGRLYELTHGGRGLLLDQTGRLSVAGWADRVDHVVDVSEELDVPAVLLRPDGHVAWVGDDQEDLLGRLPRWFGAAHQVPSTGQYAGNAQPPG
- a CDS encoding GNAT family N-acetyltransferase; the protein is MDDPYPLRPVTEDEFETWARMVGDTYGSDLSDEQLAHGRAATELPRTIAAFDGPAPVGGTAAHARVLTVPGALLPVAGVTWVGVTPTHRRRGILTSMMRRQLTDLHTSGAEPIAVLRPSEAAIYGRYGYGPATQGARLRCDKRALRFRPGTDFGDGTIRLLGRDQARPQIEKLYDRVRIDTVGWPGRNVTSWDGRLTDRPEERGGASALRCALHHEADGRTTGYALYRIKQDASGGDGNALRVVELATVSRQAYAALWRFLAGIDLVSWIEYEGAVDEPLPYLLTDPRAVRPAPVDRLWVRLVDVDRALAARRYAGALDLVLEVEDAFCPWNTGRYRLTADHDTASCARTRAPADLRLTAAELGAALLGGTTLASLAAAGLVQELRAGALSRATAAFRADREPFYPGGWAFPAY
- a CDS encoding esterase-like activity of phytase family protein — translated: MSPHDLVRRRVRHSVAVGVPFAVVVALMAAGTAVGAPAKAEAAHVTRMATLGDIPLGAFSNALLAGSVDNDRGVDLGGIGSDIYPAGRKGEYWTITDRGPNGQIKVSGTKRRTFPVPGFDPAIVKIRVSGDSVKALEALPIATSSGKAVTGLSNQQGRDEAPYSYDAQTPLSYNPNGLDTEGIVRAGDGSFWLVDEYGPSLVHVSARGKVLTRYVPKGLHLTGADYPVVEALPAVLLRRKINRGFEGLAQLPGGDLVMALQSPLSLPDGDAGDASLNTRLLRFSPKKKAVTAEYAYRFDPVNVVDPSEDDTSELKISSVVAVGDDRLLVEERTDKAARLQLVKLERKSNILGGRYDDDTTSPSLEQLDDPAAAGVPVLAKKLVVDLGTVSGVPQKIEGIARVDHDTLALINDNDFGMTDGAGAFDAQGRLVDSGIETTVVYVRLPHGI
- the xylA gene encoding xylose isomerase → MNYQPTPEDRFTFGLWTVGWQGRDPFGDATRRALDPVETVQRLSELGAHGVTFHDDDLIPFGSSDTEREAHIKRFREALDATGMKVPMATTNLFTHPVFKDGAFTANDRDVRRYALRKTIRNIDLAVELGAETYVAWGGREGAESGAAKDVRVALDRMKEAFDLLGEYVTDQGYSIKFAIEPKPNEPRGDILLPTVGHALAFIERLERPELYGVNPEVGHEQMAGLNFPHGIAQALWAGKLFHIDLNGQSGIKYDQDLRFGNGDLRAAFWLVDLLESAGYAGPKHFDFKPPRTEDLDGVWASAAGCMRNYLILKERSAAFRADPVVQEALRASRLDELAQQTAADGLKSLLADRSAFEDFDIEAAAKRGMAFEQLDQLAMDHLLGARG